From the Lolium rigidum isolate FL_2022 chromosome 2, APGP_CSIRO_Lrig_0.1, whole genome shotgun sequence genome, one window contains:
- the LOC124686287 gene encoding eisosome protein SEG2-like, translated as MKDVLDGQPELIRRFNVFLPIHCQIELKKPDEDDGEQSGNDEDHDKQSGNDEDGDKQGRNDVDGKSRSDGPDNEHHGCNGDDDDEQTGRDVETTNYQVQKPLGRAQATSQGPRLRHSPPDLGVVETSQPVYFRWSSTFDDVPHHKDG; from the exons ATGAAGGACGTGTTAGATGGGCAACCTGAGCTCATCCGCCGGTTCAATGTTTTCTTGCCCATTCATTGCCAGATCGAACTCAAGAAGCCG GATGAGGATGATGGTGAGCAGAGTGGAAATGACGAGGATCACGATAAGCAGAGTGGAAATGATGAGGATGGCGATAAGCAGGGTAGAAATGATGTTGATGGAAAGAGTAGAAGTGATGGGCCTGATAATGAGCACCATGGATGCAatggggatgatgatgatgagcagACTGGAAGAGATGTGGAAACAACAAATTATCAAGTTCAAAAGCCTCTCGGGAGGGCCCAAGCCACTTCGCAAGGGCCTCGCCTCCGGCACTCTCCTCCTGACCTGGGTGTTGTGGAAACATCGCAACCAGTGTATTTTCGATGGAGCTCGACCTTCGATGATGTCCCTCATCACAAAGATGGATGA